The Zymobacter palmae DNA window AGCGCATCGTCTATATCTCATGCAATCCGGATACGCTGGAAACCAACCTCGAACAGCTGACTAAAACGCACCGTGTTACGCGGCTGGCGCTGTTCGATCAGTTCCCCTATACCCATCACTGTGAATGTGGGGTATTGCTGGAACGTCGTTGAACGTAGGGCAATCGGTCGTTATCGGCACGCAGGGCGAGCATCGCGTGAGGTCATTTGCCACACGGCTGCCATTTTTTGTTATGGCAGCCGCAGGGTCACCCTGCTCAAGCCGTGTGGCATTAACGCATGCGGTTGAGCGATGCGTGATGGTATGCACCTTGTTGCCGAAGAGCGGCGGCGGGGCGGGACACTTCCACGAAGAAAGGGGTTGCGGCAGTTGGTCCTGTTGCCGTAATTCCACACGCCTTCTAGGGTGTGCTTCCGACAATGTTCCTCCGGGGATCCTGTCTGCTGGTGAACGGCTCGTGATGGCGGGCACGTCACCGGTGAGCAGGGTCCCTTTTTCGAGATCCCTTGAGCGCGCTTTGTAGCACCGCCCTGTCGGTCGTGTCCGATGGGGCAGGGCAGCAGAAAGCGTTCTTTCACCACGATCACAAAGGCAACGGCTATGTCGGCAATGTATGGGCTTGCGCGTTCACTTCTGTTCCGGCTCGATCCTGAAACAGCACACACCTTGAGTCTCAAAGGCATGCGTCTGGGGCATCAGCTGCACATGATGCGGATGGTCAGCGGACATCACGTCGAGGATCCCGCTACCGTCATGGGGCTGACCTTTCCCAACCGTGTCGGGTTGGCTGCGGGGCTCGATAAGAATGGCGACTATTTGGCTGCCTTGGGTGCGCTGGGCTTCGGTTTTATTGAGCTGGGGACCGTCACGCCACGTCCCCAGCCGGGCAATCCCAAGCCGCGCCTGTTCCGTTTGCCCGAGCATGAAGCGATCATCAACCGCATGGGCTTCAACAACAAGGGGGTTGATCACCTTGTTGAGCAGCTCAAGCAGCAGCGTGCTGGCTATAAGGGCATCGTCGGTGTCAACATCGGCAAGAACCGCGATACGCCGCTCGAAAAGGCAGTGGATGACTACCTGATCTGCCTGCGTGCCGTTCATCCCTATGCCGATTACATTGCCATTAATATCTCCTCGCCAAACACACCGGGACTTCGTGATCTGCAAGGCGATTCCAGCCTTGATCCGTTGCTGTCGGCGCTGAAGGCTGAAGTGACGCGCCTCGATCGTGAGAACGGACGCCGCGTGCCGATCGCCGTCAAGATTGCACCGGACATGAGCGACGAGCAGATCGACGCGCTAACCGATACACTGGTACGGCATCAGATTGATGGCGTCATCGCGACCAACACCACGATCGACCGGCAGGCCGTAGAAGGGCACCGCCATGCTGGTGAAACCGGCGGGCTGTCGGGGCGTCCGGTTGCCGATGCATCGACACGCATCGTTTCGCGCATCCATCATCGTGCGCCTACATTGCCGATTATTGGCGTGGGCGGTATCCTGTCAGGTCATGACGCACTGGAAAAACAGCGTGCCGGGGCCGAGCTGGTCGAACTCTACTCAGGGTTCATCTATCGTGGTCCGGGCCTTGTCGGGGCCTGCGCGCGCGCATTGCGGGACGTGTAAGTTCCAACGTCCTCCCTCCAGTCCTTTTGTTTGCGACCCGGTGGCCTTTATGGTCACCGGGTTTGTCCTCATTTTTCGGGAATCCTGTGATCCTTCCGGATCGACGCCTCTGCCATGACTACACCTGAACTGGCTTCCGTGCCTACGGATACTTATGCCTTCCTGGCAACGTGCCCACGCGGTATCGAACCACTCGTCGCCGATGAACTGGTGACGCTGGATGCCGAGATCGAACGCACCACCGTAGCGGGGGTCATCGGGCGCGCCACGCTGCAGACGCTCTATCAGATGTGCCTCTGGTCACGTCTGGCTAACCGCATCATCCTGACGTTAGCCCGCGTTGAAGAAGTGGACAGTGCCGCTGACCTGCTGAAGGCCGTCGGTGATGTCAGCTGGGAAACGCTGATGCCGGAAAATGCCACGCTGCGTGTCGACTTCCATGGCCGCTCCGAAGGCATTCGCCATACCCAGTTCGGTGCTCAGACCGTCAAGGACGGTGTTGTCGATCGCTTTCAGGCGCAGGGGCTGCTACGTCCCAACGTTGACCCCCATCGCCCGGATACGCGCATCTATGCCCATCTGCACCGCAACGTGCTGACACTGGGGATTGACCTGTCTGGCGACAGCCTGCACATGCGCGGCTATCGTCTAGAGGGTGGTAAAGCACCGCTGAAGGAGAACCTGGCGGCAGCACTGCTGGTCCGTGCAGGCTGGCCTGAGCGCGCCCGCAAAGGTGAAGTGCTGGTCGATCCGATGTGTGGGGCGGGTACGCTGCTGATCGAAGGTGCGCTGATGGCGTGCGATATCGCACCGAACTTGGGTCGCCCGCGCTGGGGCTTCCAAGGCTGGCAAGAACACGACCCCGAACTGTGGAAGCAGGTCGAGCGTGAGGCTCGCTGGCGCGCCGAAGCGGGCAAGCGCCGCTGCCGTGCCGCTTTCATCGGGCAGGATGTTGATGGCTATGTCATTCAGGCCTCTGCATCCAATGCTCGTCGTGCAGGGGTCGACCAGCTGATGACCCTGACACGCGGCGATGCCACGCGCCTGACGGCGCTGGCCCCCAATGAAACCGGTCTGGTTATCACCAACCCGCCCTACGGCGAGCGTATCGGTGATATGCCGGCACTGGTGCCGCTGTACAGCGAGCTGGGCGCTCGCCTGCGCCAGCACTATCCGGGCTGGAGCGTGGCACTGTTCACTGGCAACCCCGAGCTGGGCTACCGTTTCGGCATGAAGGCGCACAAGCAGTATTCGTTCTTCAACGGTGCCTTGGCGTGCAAGCTGTTCCTGTTTGAGATCCGTACCACAGAAGAGCGTCAGGCCGTTGCAGAAGCGCATGGCAATCTCACTCCCGAAGGGGAAGTGAAAGAAGCGCCTTCGCTGTCGGAAGGCGCACAGATGTTTGCCAACCGCCTGCGCAAGAACATCAAGCGGCTGGCCAAATGGCGTAAGCGCAGCGGTGTGCAGTGCTACCGCCTGTACGATGCTGACATGCCGGAATACGCACTGGCGATCGACATCTACGGCAGCCGTGTTCATGTGCAGGAATACGTGGCGCCGAAGGGTATTGATCCGCGTCAGGCCGAGCGTCGCCTGATGGAAGCGCTGACGGTACTGCCGCAGGTACTGGACGTGGCCAGCGACCATATCTACCTCAAGCGTCGCCAGCGTCAGGCAGGCAAGGCACAGTACACACGCCAGAGCAACAGCCAAGAACGCCTCGTGGTCGAAGAGGGGAAAGCAAAGCTGTGGGTGAACCTGCGTGACTACCTCGATACCGGCCTGTTCCTTGACCACCGTCCGGTACGTCTGATGCTGGGCGAGATGGCGAATGGCAAGCGCGTACTCAACCTGTTTTGCTACACCGCTACGGCAACAGTCCATATGGCACTGGGCGGTGCCCGCGAAAGCATCAGCGTTGACATGTCCAATACTTATCTGGACTGGGGGCGTGACAACTTCGAGCTGAACCGCATTGACCTGCGCCGCCACCGCCTTGAGCGTGAAGACTGCCTGAAGTGGCTGGCAGAAGACCGCAGCCAGTTCGATCTGATCTTCCTTGATCCGCCGACGTTCTCCAACTCGAAGAAAATGGAGGCCACGTTTGATGTGCAGCGCGACCAGATCCCGCTGATCAACAGCGCTATGGCCCGTCTTGCGAAAAACGGCACACTGGTGTTCTCCAATAACCAGCGTCGCTTCAAGCTAGAGCCTTCACTGGCAGAACATTACGACGTGGAAGACATTACCTCGCGTACGCTGGACCCCGATTTCCAGCGCCGTCCAGATATCCACAAGGTGTTCGTGATTCGTCATCGTTGAACGTTGCGCCGTGTCAGGTAACTGGCACGGCGTTTCTTCATGTGTAAGCGATCATTAAGCGTTCATCAGCGAGGATATGTGCCATCCAGAATCAATAGGTTGCCGCTGCGAGCCATTGCGTATCATTTGCATCTGATGTGGCGGACAGCATAGAGTAGCGACCTTGGTATGACTGTAATGGAGTAGGAATAATGAGGGCAGCCCAGCTATTGCATCGTCACCGCCGGTGGTCCACTCGTGCTTGGCGATATCTGTGCTACATGCTGGGTGCAGGGATAATGAGCGTATCGCCGTGGGTACAGGCCGACGGCACGCTGACCTATTTCATCAAGGCGCATCAGGCGGAAGAGTCCGATGTAAAAATCAAGATCGTGACCTTCCACAGTGTCGAGCCTGACCCGCGTCGCAATGACACCAACGTTAGCCCCGACGACCATCGCGAAGTGCGTGTCGACATCGAATACCCGATGGTGATGGGCATGGCTAACCGCGCCATGTCACGACGGATCAACAGTGTGGTGCATGACTGGCTGTTTAGTGGTTACGAACGTAAGGCACTCGGGTCTGCTGACATTGACGTGCTAGTCGATGCCGTTGTCGAAGGGCAGGTACTCAGCATCATCGCCGACAAGGAACGCTTGTCTCACGCTGAAATGATCCCGGAAACGGGTCTTGAAACCCGCCACTATGATCTTGGCAACGGTCACCAGATCACCTTCCGAGAGCTGTTTACCGATGATTATCACCCCCGCCTGAAGCAGCTGCTGACCCGTGGTACTCACGGTTCACGCCAGCAACAGATGGAAATGACCGCTGCCAACATCACCGATAACCAAGTGTTCTATATCGAAAGCGGCATGCTGTTCATCTATATCGGGGAAGCATCAACGGATTTCAGCCCCGAGTGGGTGCGTATCAAGCTGAGCGATCTCAAGGGCGTTCTCAATGAACAGCACCCGATGGTGCGCAACGCCTATGTAACACACCACTGGGTACTGGATGACGAGTAGCAAGTGTTATGGCGTCACGCACCACGTGGACGGTGCTTATCCGAGAAAAGCATGCCGGGGAAGGTAAGCGGAACGAGCGGCGGCGCTTAGCTGCACTGAGTAAGTTGATTACGGCAGTGATCACCGCCGTGAGCGCGCGCTCTGTAGGTACCGTGTGAAGTCGCTGTGAGACAGGCACGGATGCAGAAAGGCATATCGTTAGTTGAGCCGAAACTTACGGCCCAAGAGGCCGTGCTGCGATGGCGCGCCCTGCGTGCACCGTGCAAAGTGGCTTTGAGACAGGTGTGGATGCTGCAAGGCATATCACGGCGGTTGAGGTTGAGTCGAAGCTTGTGGCCGTAGCGGCAAGAGCTTCGATGGCATGCCCTGCATCTGACCATGCAGGGGCCATTTCGCTGGCCTTAACTAGGCACAGGGCACTCAGGGCCGAGCGAGCAGAGCGCTGCTATCAGGTGCGGTATTCCAATAGTGAATTCTACGACAGGCACTGGCTCGCGTTGCCTTGATCGCGGCTATAACACTGATCGAAAGCGTGGCGCTATTCCAGCAGTGAAAGCTGGCGCATTGCTGCCTGACCTTCCGGTGACTCACTGTCCACTTCAAGCACCTTGTGAAAGCCGCGTGATGTCTGAATATGGTGGACGTCGTCCACCCACGTCATGGCCTGCGTATAGTCTTCGGCCAACATGTGCTTTAGACCGCCGAACTGCGTTCCGATCTGCCCCCAGGCGCGGCTAACAATCCAGTCGCCAAACATGTCCTGATGCACATGCACCAGCACGTAATCATGGTCACTTTCCCAACGTACGATCATGTGGCCGAGGTTTCCGCTCAGTAAGAGGTAATAGAATGCCACCTGTTATCCACGTGTGATTGATGACAGGGGTAAAGGTCATTCTGACGGAATACGGCGAGTCTGCAAAGCCGACCGAGAAAAGAGACAAATATGGTCTGCGGTTGTCAGCGCTCAACGGATACGAAAAGAGGGTGCCGAGATATTGATCCCGGCACCCTCTTTCATGTTTATGAACGTCTCAACGGCTTAGCGATAGGCCGCCTGTTTCAGCGCATTGATGCGTTCGTCCAGCGGCGGGTGACTAGCAAACAGCTTCTGCATGAACGATGCCACCTGTCCCTGAGTGATGGCGAAGGCTGTCATTGAGTCTGGCATCTCATCGGGGCGCTGTGCGTCGCCTTTTAGACGCGTCAGAGCATTGATCATGGCGCCTGATCCTGCCAAACGAGCGCCTGCTGCGTCTGCACGATATTCGCGCCAGCGCGAGAACCACGCCACGATGGCCGAGGCTGCAATTCCGAAGATCACCTGCATGACCATCTCGACGAGGAAGAACGCCAGCTGACCCATGCCTCGCTCTTCGTCATTGCGGCGCAGGAAAGTGTCGATTCCCATCGCGACCAGACGGGCGAAGAACATAACGAACGTATTCACTACGCCTTGGATCAGTGCCAGTGTCACCATATCGCCGTTGGCTACGTGACCGATCTCATGACCAATGACGGCCCGCACTTCTTCCGGACGCATTTGATTGAGCAGCCCTTCAGAGACCGAGACCAGCGCACTGTTGCGGTTCCAGCCAGTGGCGAAGGCGTTGGCCTGCTGCATCGGGAAGATACCCACTTCCGGCATCCGGATACCGGCCTGCTGTGACAGCTCAGCGACGGTATCAAGCAGCCATTGTTCCTGACTGTTCTGCGGCTGCTGGATGATGCGTGTTCCAGTCGACATTTTCGCCATGGATTTTGATAGGAACAGCGAGACCACAGATCCCGCCATGCCGATGACGAAAAACGCTGCCAGCATGCCGAACAGGTTAGTACCGGTGCGGTAGCGCAGATAAACATCAAGCCCCGTCAGATGCAGAACGATACCCGCGATCAGCATGACGGCCAGGTTGGTGGCTAGAAACAGCAGCACCCTCATCATAAACGTACTCTCCTGTGTGAATGGCGGGTGAAAGCCCCACTATTCAAGGATGGACGAACAAGTGGCCTCACATGAATGAGACCACTGTGTATCAGCAATAGTTGCCTGATGGAATGGGGTTAATATAGGCCATATTCAAGCGCACCAACTGATGGGCAGCTTAACTGCGGCGGCGAGCCAAGAAATTGCCCAAACGCCCGATCGCCTCGACCAGCTGGTCTGCATACGGCAGTGTGACAATGCGCAGGTGGTCGGGATCAGGCCAGTTGAAGGCCGTTCCTTGCACCAACAAAATCTTTTCTTCCAACAGCAGTTCAAGTACGAATTGCTGGTCGTCCTTGATGTCGTATACCTCGGGGTCGAGGCGCGGGAACATGTAGAGCGCGCCTTTCGGCTTAACGCATGAGACGCCAGGGATAGCGTTCAGCGCTTCCCACGCCGCATCGCGTTGGGCGAGCAGGCGGCCACCGGGGCGTACTAGATCATTGATGGACTGATAGCCGCCCAGTGCGGTCTGGATCGCATGCTGTGCCGGTACGTTGGCACACAGACGCATTGAGGCCAGCATGTTCAGTCCTTGAATGAAGTCCTGCGCATGGCGCTTCTCACCTGACAGGGTCATCCACGCCGCACGGAAGCCAGCGCAACGATAGTTCTTGGACAGACCGTTCATGGTGATGATCAGCAGGTCATCGGCCAGCGTTGCCGTAGAAATATGCTGGGCACCGTCGTACAGGATCTTGTCGTAGATCTCATCAGAGAAAACTACCAGATTGTTTTCACGCGCTACCTGCAGCAGGTTGAGGATGACTTCGCGTGAATAGACGGCCCCTGTGGGGTTGTTCGGGTTGATCAGCAGCAGTGCTTTCGTGCGCGGCGTCACCTTGGCGCGCATGTCTTCGATGTCTGGCTCCCAGCCTTTTTCTTCATCGCAGCGATAGTGCACGGCGGTACCGCCAGCCAGATGCGTGGCGGCTGTCCACAGCGGGTAGTCCGGTGCAGGAATCAGTACTTCATCGCCGTTATCCAGCAGACCCTGCATGCACATCATGATGAGTTCAGACACGCCATTGCCGATGAAGATATCGTCGATACCGACACCCTGAACACCTTTGCGCTGGCATTCCTGCATGATGGCCTTGCGTGCCGAATAGATCCCCTTCGAATCGCTGTAGCCCTGGGACGTCGGCAGATTGCGCATGACATCTTGGAGGATCTCTTCAGGCGCTTCAAAACCGAACGGGGCAGGGTTACCGATATTGAGCTTGAGGATGCGGTGACCTTCGTCTTCCAGACGACGCGCGTGCTCCATGATCGGACCACGGATGTCGTAACAGACGTTGTCGAGCTTTCTTGATT harbors:
- a CDS encoding quinone-dependent dihydroorotate dehydrogenase is translated as MSAMYGLARSLLFRLDPETAHTLSLKGMRLGHQLHMMRMVSGHHVEDPATVMGLTFPNRVGLAAGLDKNGDYLAALGALGFGFIELGTVTPRPQPGNPKPRLFRLPEHEAIINRMGFNNKGVDHLVEQLKQQRAGYKGIVGVNIGKNRDTPLEKAVDDYLICLRAVHPYADYIAINISSPNTPGLRDLQGDSSLDPLLSALKAEVTRLDRENGRRVPIAVKIAPDMSDEQIDALTDTLVRHQIDGVIATNTTIDRQAVEGHRHAGETGGLSGRPVADASTRIVSRIHHRAPTLPIIGVGGILSGHDALEKQRAGAELVELYSGFIYRGPGLVGACARALRDV
- the rlmKL gene encoding bifunctional 23S rRNA (guanine(2069)-N(7))-methyltransferase RlmK/23S rRNA (guanine(2445)-N(2))-methyltransferase RlmL produces the protein MTTPELASVPTDTYAFLATCPRGIEPLVADELVTLDAEIERTTVAGVIGRATLQTLYQMCLWSRLANRIILTLARVEEVDSAADLLKAVGDVSWETLMPENATLRVDFHGRSEGIRHTQFGAQTVKDGVVDRFQAQGLLRPNVDPHRPDTRIYAHLHRNVLTLGIDLSGDSLHMRGYRLEGGKAPLKENLAAALLVRAGWPERARKGEVLVDPMCGAGTLLIEGALMACDIAPNLGRPRWGFQGWQEHDPELWKQVEREARWRAEAGKRRCRAAFIGQDVDGYVIQASASNARRAGVDQLMTLTRGDATRLTALAPNETGLVITNPPYGERIGDMPALVPLYSELGARLRQHYPGWSVALFTGNPELGYRFGMKAHKQYSFFNGALACKLFLFEIRTTEERQAVAEAHGNLTPEGEVKEAPSLSEGAQMFANRLRKNIKRLAKWRKRSGVQCYRLYDADMPEYALAIDIYGSRVHVQEYVAPKGIDPRQAERRLMEALTVLPQVLDVASDHIYLKRRQRQAGKAQYTRQSNSQERLVVEEGKAKLWVNLRDYLDTGLFLDHRPVRLMLGEMANGKRVLNLFCYTATATVHMALGGARESISVDMSNTYLDWGRDNFELNRIDLRRHRLEREDCLKWLAEDRSQFDLIFLDPPTFSNSKKMEATFDVQRDQIPLINSAMARLAKNGTLVFSNNQRRFKLEPSLAEHYDVEDITSRTLDPDFQRRPDIHKVFVIRHR
- the htpX gene encoding protease HtpX, translating into MMRVLLFLATNLAVMLIAGIVLHLTGLDVYLRYRTGTNLFGMLAAFFVIGMAGSVVSLFLSKSMAKMSTGTRIIQQPQNSQEQWLLDTVAELSQQAGIRMPEVGIFPMQQANAFATGWNRNSALVSVSEGLLNQMRPEEVRAVIGHEIGHVANGDMVTLALIQGVVNTFVMFFARLVAMGIDTFLRRNDEERGMGQLAFFLVEMVMQVIFGIAASAIVAWFSRWREYRADAAGARLAGSGAMINALTRLKGDAQRPDEMPDSMTAFAITQGQVASFMQKLFASHPPLDERINALKQAAYR
- a CDS encoding pyridoxal phosphate-dependent aminotransferase gives rise to the protein MNAPIRKSRKLDNVCYDIRGPIMEHARRLEDEGHRILKLNIGNPAPFGFEAPEEILQDVMRNLPTSQGYSDSKGIYSARKAIMQECQRKGVQGVGIDDIFIGNGVSELIMMCMQGLLDNGDEVLIPAPDYPLWTAATHLAGGTAVHYRCDEEKGWEPDIEDMRAKVTPRTKALLLINPNNPTGAVYSREVILNLLQVARENNLVVFSDEIYDKILYDGAQHISTATLADDLLIITMNGLSKNYRCAGFRAAWMTLSGEKRHAQDFIQGLNMLASMRLCANVPAQHAIQTALGGYQSINDLVRPGGRLLAQRDAAWEALNAIPGVSCVKPKGALYMFPRLDPEVYDIKDDQQFVLELLLEEKILLVQGTAFNWPDPDHLRIVTLPYADQLVEAIGRLGNFLARRRS